In a single window of the Planctomycetia bacterium genome:
- the nrdR gene encoding transcriptional repressor NrdR — protein MQCPYCKELRSDKVIDSRATEGGTVIRRRRQCLACNKRYTTYERVEETNKLLVIKKDGTRVPYDRSKLLGGLQRACWKRPISSEGIEAIINDVEEEVFRTFDREVPSRYLGQAISVRLRKCDKIAYLRFASLYHEFQLVDDFIEEAKNILDRDKHDVAGQQELFNELPSSDE, from the coding sequence ATGCAATGCCCGTACTGCAAAGAACTCCGCTCGGACAAGGTCATCGATTCTCGGGCGACCGAGGGCGGCACGGTGATTCGTCGCCGTCGACAATGTCTGGCCTGCAACAAGCGGTACACCACCTATGAGCGCGTCGAAGAGACCAACAAACTTCTCGTCATTAAAAAAGATGGCACGCGGGTTCCCTACGATCGAAGCAAACTTCTCGGAGGACTGCAACGAGCCTGCTGGAAGCGACCCATATCCAGCGAAGGGATCGAAGCGATCATCAACGACGTGGAGGAGGAAGTCTTCCGCACGTTTGATCGCGAGGTGCCCAGCCGGTATCTCGGCCAGGCTATTTCAGTTCGGCTCCGCAAGTGCGACAAGATCGCCTATCTCCGCTTCGCCAGCCTGTACCACGAGTTTCAACTCGTCGATGACTTCATCGAGGAAGCAAAAAATATTCTGGACCGCGACAAGCACGACGTCGCCGGCCAGCAGGAATTGTTTAATGAATTACCATCGAGCGACGAATAG
- a CDS encoding MBL fold metallo-hydrolase — MAGRLVEHQLGDIRILGYSVAGEETVVAAPELNVCFDVGKAPAEILAIDHVLLSHGHMDHSAGLAYYFSQRNFVGNSPGCVLTPHALVDPIKDLLRVWGRIEGHESPAKIVGMADGDRYELRRGLIAAAFNVNHRVAALGFCILDVRHKLKAEFMGLAGPELVALKKKGVQIEHQVEVPLIAYCGDTAEGAWQDLEMVRNAKVLLLEASFFEADHVRRAREGYHLHVKDVARILGRMNNEHILLQHVSRRTGIREAKAALQKLLPPELMARTTFLMDRRRAVHPKGRPEGVPPVASGPPLPTEAD, encoded by the coding sequence GTGGCAGGACGACTGGTCGAACATCAACTCGGCGACATCAGGATTCTCGGATACAGCGTTGCCGGAGAAGAGACCGTCGTTGCCGCGCCGGAGCTCAACGTCTGCTTCGACGTCGGCAAAGCGCCTGCAGAGATTCTCGCCATCGACCATGTCCTGCTGTCTCACGGCCACATGGATCACTCCGCCGGACTCGCGTATTACTTCAGTCAGCGAAACTTCGTCGGGAACAGCCCCGGATGCGTCCTGACGCCGCATGCGCTCGTTGACCCCATCAAGGACCTGCTGCGTGTCTGGGGAAGGATAGAAGGGCATGAATCCCCGGCGAAAATCGTTGGAATGGCGGACGGCGACCGGTACGAGCTTCGCCGAGGTCTCATCGCCGCTGCGTTCAATGTAAATCACAGAGTTGCCGCGCTGGGATTCTGCATTCTCGACGTTCGCCACAAGCTCAAGGCGGAGTTCATGGGGCTTGCCGGGCCTGAACTGGTCGCGCTCAAGAAAAAGGGCGTACAGATCGAACACCAGGTCGAAGTTCCGCTCATCGCCTATTGCGGCGACACGGCGGAAGGCGCCTGGCAGGATTTGGAGATGGTGCGGAACGCAAAGGTTCTGCTGCTGGAGGCGTCGTTCTTCGAGGCGGATCATGTCCGAAGGGCCCGCGAAGGGTATCACCTGCATGTGAAGGACGTGGCCCGAATCCTGGGGAGAATGAATAACGAGCACATACTCCTTCAGCATGTGTCTCGGCGGACCGGCATCCGGGAGGCCAAGGCCGCACTTCAGAAGCTCCTGCCCCCCGAACTGATGGCTCGAACGACGTTTCTGATGGACCGCCGCCGAGCGGTGCATCCGAAGGGGCGACCCGAGGGCGTGCCCCCTGTGGCGAGCGGCCCGCCTTTGCCGACCGAGGCCGATTGA
- a CDS encoding sigma-70 family RNA polymerase sigma factor, translating to MTDPVGERFRELILCHLDLVYRLAFKLCGNAHQAEDLVQETFLRAHRGFDSFELREYGAKPWLLKILHNAYFNSRHDAARSPTLLADLGLDDFPADIGAEISALTPEVMSWEGFDEELKRAVERLPPEYRAVMLLWALGDMSYKEIAQVLDCAIGTVMSRLHRARQQLNEQLADYATRRGLGRSSKVEP from the coding sequence ATGACCGACCCGGTTGGCGAGCGATTCAGGGAGTTGATCCTCTGCCACTTGGACCTTGTTTACCGCCTGGCGTTCAAGTTGTGCGGTAATGCCCATCAGGCGGAGGACCTCGTTCAGGAGACGTTCCTTCGTGCCCATCGGGGATTCGATTCGTTTGAGTTGCGCGAGTACGGGGCGAAGCCCTGGCTCTTGAAGATTCTGCACAATGCATACTTCAACAGCCGACACGACGCCGCTCGTTCGCCGACGCTTCTGGCGGATTTGGGCCTGGATGATTTCCCTGCGGATATCGGGGCTGAGATCTCGGCCCTGACGCCGGAGGTCATGAGTTGGGAAGGATTTGACGAGGAATTGAAGCGTGCCGTCGAGCGACTGCCGCCGGAGTATCGGGCAGTCATGCTGCTCTGGGCCTTGGGCGACATGAGCTACAAGGAGATCGCACAGGTGCTCGATTGTGCGATCGGTACGGTGATGAGCCGGCTTCATCGCGCAAGGCAGCAGTTGAACGAGCAGTTGGCGGATTACGCGACGCGTCGCGGTCTTGGCAGGTCATCGAAAGTCGAACCATGA
- a CDS encoding zf-HC2 domain-containing protein codes for MNCKSVQKFLHAFADGQLGVRANCEVLDHLKMCPSCSRRVDEHQQLRKAIGKDLRSISVPAHIAARVQESLMAGSKPAFARGAGRRNWRSAVAFVGVAAAILFSAVVYLRDFQPTTNPVPEMPFAGPSARGAAGAQLVAKVHRQCTARGKAHQNPALPGSLGEVESAVAAHFDNRLAVSYPDLSAYDYRFESANYCSPSEVGSVEGGHVVYASATTGRISFFVTPRSDQFEPIPGGDVTSDGPYRQFEVPSASGGRSLSVLAWNRGATSYVCCGDVDINKLRLMVGAIRTVQADFDERLLIAFASMKSSAPSLPASHTH; via the coding sequence ATGAATTGCAAGAGCGTTCAAAAATTTCTGCATGCGTTCGCCGACGGCCAGCTCGGCGTAAGGGCGAATTGCGAGGTGCTCGATCACCTGAAGATGTGCCCCTCGTGCAGCCGCCGGGTCGACGAGCATCAACAGCTTCGCAAGGCTATCGGGAAGGACCTTCGTTCGATCAGCGTCCCGGCGCACATTGCCGCCCGGGTTCAGGAGTCGCTCATGGCCGGTTCCAAGCCCGCTTTCGCTCGCGGCGCCGGCCGTCGAAACTGGCGTTCGGCCGTTGCCTTTGTCGGTGTGGCCGCGGCGATTCTGTTTTCCGCCGTGGTTTACCTTCGAGATTTTCAGCCCACGACGAACCCAGTGCCCGAGATGCCCTTCGCGGGCCCCAGCGCGCGCGGCGCCGCCGGCGCGCAGCTCGTGGCCAAGGTCCACCGCCAATGCACGGCCCGCGGCAAAGCGCACCAGAACCCGGCGCTACCCGGCAGTCTCGGTGAAGTTGAGTCCGCGGTCGCCGCCCACTTCGACAACCGTTTGGCCGTCTCATATCCCGACTTGTCCGCTTATGACTACAGGTTTGAGTCGGCCAACTACTGCTCGCCCAGCGAGGTCGGTTCCGTCGAAGGCGGTCACGTTGTCTATGCCTCCGCCACTACCGGCCGAATTTCTTTCTTTGTGACGCCCCGATCCGATCAGTTCGAACCGATCCCCGGCGGCGATGTCACCAGCGACGGGCCCTATCGCCAGTTTGAAGTGCCGTCTGCATCGGGTGGCCGCTCGCTTTCGGTCCTCGCCTGGAATCGCGGCGCGACGTCGTATGTCTGCTGCGGCGACGTGGATATCAACAAGCTTCGACTGATGGTCGGTGCGATCAGGACCGTGCAGGCCGACTTCGACGAACGACTGCTGATCGCCTTCGCCTCGATGAAGTCGTCGGCCCCTTCGCTCCCAGCCTCTCATACTCATTGA
- a CDS encoding family 20 glycosylhydrolase, protein MPRSKAATHEDVFPRPRHARRERGDLSIPRSVRLTVDLSDSSLRRRATALIRQTLSTRGGLRCTASTGKRQSTSVRLIIEKAPRHPSEQYYRLEIRPGLIRIAIAGEASLRWALATLMQLLTSGCRRIAAMTIEDWPDFSVRGVMLDVSRDKVPRLAELFRLIDHFADWKINQLQLYMEHVFAYRGHKEVWRDASPFTPSEIRSIDRRCRQLGIELVPNQNSFGHMERWLKHPRYAPLAETDKPWKTPWGTTRDDPTTLCPQDRRSIRLVAEMYDQLLPNFGSRLLNVGCDETWELGQGRSKAACARLGNGRVYLEYLLKVYREVRRRDHRMMFWADIIMQHPSLIRRLPKDSVVLIWGYEADHPFAEECRSVRSTGLEFYVCPGTSSWCSFAGRTTNSSQNLREAAVQGQAFGATGYLMTDWGDYGHRQYAPASYGPLLYGAGLAWCRASNDKIDVAVEVDRTVLSDPACGLAKLWAQAGDAYLATGVTLKNRTVLFGVMEKQLDEVGTIPGLTVAGLRKAQARITSIQRASKRIKCKSAESKAAMAELKLTLRVLAHACRRGISALNQKRKSLSGKLTAELAKDMREIIAEHRRLWLVRNRPGGLRSSVGYYLDLLNEYERLGAKGPTTSSRRRRSAVVRRSRPARS, encoded by the coding sequence GTGCCCCGGTCCAAAGCTGCCACCCATGAGGACGTGTTTCCGCGCCCGCGCCATGCGCGCCGCGAGCGCGGCGATTTGTCGATCCCCAGGTCGGTGAGATTGACGGTCGATCTTTCGGACTCGTCGTTGCGCCGTCGCGCGACGGCGCTGATCAGGCAGACTCTTTCAACTCGCGGCGGACTCCGCTGCACCGCTTCAACCGGGAAACGGCAATCGACAAGCGTCCGCCTCATCATAGAGAAAGCACCCAGGCATCCCAGCGAGCAATACTATCGCCTGGAGATTCGCCCCGGACTGATCCGCATCGCGATCGCCGGCGAGGCGTCGCTGCGATGGGCATTGGCGACGTTGATGCAACTGCTTACTTCGGGATGTCGGCGCATCGCCGCGATGACCATCGAGGACTGGCCCGATTTTTCCGTGCGCGGGGTCATGCTCGACGTGAGCCGCGACAAGGTGCCGAGGCTGGCCGAGTTGTTTCGGCTGATCGACCACTTCGCCGACTGGAAGATCAACCAGCTTCAGCTTTACATGGAGCATGTGTTCGCCTACCGCGGACATAAGGAAGTCTGGCGCGATGCATCGCCTTTCACGCCCTCGGAAATCCGCAGCATTGACCGGCGATGTCGCCAACTCGGCATTGAGCTGGTGCCCAATCAGAACTCCTTCGGCCACATGGAGCGATGGCTCAAGCACCCGCGTTATGCGCCGCTTGCCGAGACGGACAAACCGTGGAAGACGCCGTGGGGCACGACACGCGACGATCCCACGACGCTGTGCCCCCAGGACCGGCGATCGATCCGGCTTGTCGCGGAGATGTACGATCAACTGTTGCCGAATTTCGGCAGCCGGCTGCTCAATGTCGGCTGCGATGAGACCTGGGAGCTTGGCCAGGGGCGCAGCAAGGCGGCGTGCGCGCGATTGGGCAATGGCCGCGTCTATCTCGAGTACCTGCTGAAGGTTTATCGTGAAGTCCGGCGGCGCGATCATCGGATGATGTTCTGGGCGGACATCATCATGCAGCACCCCTCGTTGATCCGGCGATTGCCGAAGGACTCGGTCGTACTGATCTGGGGCTATGAGGCCGATCATCCCTTTGCCGAAGAGTGCCGAAGCGTGCGCTCGACGGGCCTGGAGTTTTACGTTTGTCCCGGCACGTCGAGTTGGTGCAGTTTCGCCGGGCGCACCACCAACAGCAGCCAGAACCTGCGCGAGGCGGCGGTGCAGGGCCAGGCCTTCGGGGCGACCGGCTACCTGATGACCGACTGGGGCGACTATGGGCATCGGCAGTATGCGCCGGCGAGCTACGGTCCGCTGCTCTATGGCGCCGGCCTGGCATGGTGCAGGGCTTCCAACGACAAGATCGATGTGGCCGTTGAAGTTGATCGAACGGTTCTAAGCGACCCGGCCTGCGGGCTTGCCAAGCTGTGGGCTCAAGCCGGCGATGCTTACCTCGCGACCGGCGTGACGCTCAAGAACCGCACGGTGCTGTTTGGCGTCATGGAAAAGCAACTCGACGAGGTGGGCACGATCCCCGGCCTGACCGTCGCCGGGTTGCGAAAGGCCCAGGCGCGCATCACAAGCATCCAGCGGGCATCGAAGCGCATCAAGTGCAAGTCGGCCGAGTCGAAGGCGGCGATGGCGGAATTGAAACTCACGCTCCGCGTGCTCGCTCATGCCTGTCGGCGCGGCATATCGGCACTGAACCAGAAAAGGAAAAGCCTCAGCGGAAAGCTGACGGCTGAGCTGGCGAAAGACATGCGAGAGATTATCGCGGAGCATCGACGCTTGTGGCTGGTAAGGAACCGACCGGGGGGACTGCGATCGAGTGTGGGCTATTACCTGGACCTGCTCAATGAGTATGAGAGGCTGGGAGCGAAGGGGCCGACGACTTCATCGAGGCGAAGGCGATCAGCAGTCGTTCGTCGAAGTCGGCCTGCACGGTCCTGA
- a CDS encoding PEGA domain-containing protein, whose product MNPLLCERCGRNLESDDAISIIEGVCCACRRASADARTGRLAAGAPRTPPPATPPRPRPHMLTGQAAIPPRQPVNPPRPTIVTPMASVEPGATHRTRARRRDLLIGVAFGMILTVGATGFMMWKNSEPIQLRRAGSAEPVPVRVTVKPTWAEVKLDEKPIESPETDGVLSFTIPAEGDELHWLSVSADGYHAVRRPLTVYGGVGELTIELIRKPISVSLKTNPPAADVWIDNQLRGTTPVELTLLPWEKTKVTLKRPGYASFTQEIIPPERGSKLDLEFPLVPNESMLHVASDPLGAIIAVNGRVVGAAPIDVPLDSAKQGDKLSISATLAGYAQATTQFVVPGDVGNEPLSTLLKLTRPKAELSIVTVPPGAEIRLDGRPIGRAPIVAPFTPEEIGNRVVVEGVIPGTHVGKMSVQVPPAGEQQQVVLTLAPSGKRVTYVVLSPTGIGTDHVLLMDHLVEQIHRMEPSQRFDILICTSDGVRQWPDDGAFVAASSAEKIRAYDVARSIRPSGNGPINDVVPVIRRLQPDIVWLFAAGELTREALDPIAEAVRENRAVINMVKVEASGDEGWLRQWTRLHDGVVSFIGPAVTRSVARDSSAID is encoded by the coding sequence ATGAATCCGCTGCTGTGCGAACGATGCGGTCGAAATCTTGAATCCGACGACGCCATCTCGATCATCGAGGGTGTCTGTTGTGCGTGTCGCCGCGCATCGGCCGACGCCCGAACGGGACGCCTGGCCGCCGGCGCCCCGCGCACCCCGCCTCCGGCCACGCCGCCCAGGCCGCGCCCTCATATGCTTACAGGTCAGGCGGCGATTCCTCCCCGACAACCCGTGAATCCGCCGCGCCCGACGATCGTGACGCCGATGGCCTCCGTGGAGCCCGGCGCAACTCATCGAACGCGCGCCCGGCGGCGCGATCTGCTGATCGGCGTGGCCTTCGGGATGATCCTGACCGTCGGCGCCACCGGTTTCATGATGTGGAAGAACTCGGAGCCAATCCAGCTTCGCCGGGCTGGCTCGGCCGAGCCGGTGCCGGTTCGCGTGACGGTCAAGCCCACCTGGGCGGAAGTAAAGCTCGATGAGAAGCCGATCGAATCGCCGGAAACAGACGGCGTCCTCAGTTTCACCATCCCGGCGGAGGGCGATGAGCTGCATTGGCTCAGCGTCTCTGCCGACGGGTATCACGCGGTGCGAAGGCCGCTCACGGTTTACGGGGGCGTCGGCGAATTGACCATCGAGTTGATCCGTAAGCCGATCAGCGTCTCGCTCAAGACGAATCCTCCCGCCGCAGACGTCTGGATCGACAACCAGCTCAGAGGCACCACGCCCGTTGAATTGACGCTGCTTCCCTGGGAGAAGACGAAGGTCACGCTCAAGCGGCCCGGCTACGCGTCGTTCACCCAGGAAATCATTCCTCCGGAGCGCGGCAGCAAGCTCGACCTGGAATTCCCCCTGGTGCCGAACGAATCGATGCTCCATGTTGCCTCCGATCCCCTCGGCGCTATCATCGCCGTGAATGGCCGCGTGGTGGGCGCTGCCCCGATCGATGTGCCGCTGGATTCGGCGAAGCAGGGCGACAAACTTTCCATCAGCGCCACCCTGGCCGGTTACGCCCAAGCAACGACGCAATTCGTCGTGCCCGGCGACGTGGGCAATGAGCCGCTCAGCACATTGTTGAAACTAACTCGTCCCAAGGCCGAACTGAGCATCGTGACCGTGCCTCCCGGCGCGGAGATTCGGCTCGATGGCCGGCCGATCGGGCGGGCACCCATCGTCGCCCCCTTTACGCCCGAAGAAATCGGCAACCGGGTGGTGGTTGAAGGCGTCATCCCCGGCACGCATGTCGGGAAAATGAGCGTCCAGGTTCCGCCGGCAGGTGAGCAGCAACAAGTCGTCCTGACTCTTGCGCCGTCCGGCAAGCGCGTCACCTACGTCGTCCTCTCCCCGACCGGAATCGGCACCGATCACGTCCTTTTGATGGACCATCTGGTCGAACAGATTCATCGCATGGAGCCGTCACAACGATTTGACATTCTGATCTGTACGTCGGACGGCGTTCGTCAGTGGCCGGATGACGGGGCCTTTGTGGCCGCATCGAGCGCGGAGAAGATTCGCGCCTACGATGTCGCCCGGTCGATACGGCCCTCTGGTAACGGACCGATCAACGATGTTGTGCCGGTGATTCGCCGCCTCCAACCGGACATCGTATGGCTCTTTGCCGCGGGGGAACTGACCCGCGAGGCGCTGGACCCCATCGCCGAGGCAGTCCGCGAGAATCGGGCGGTCATCAACATGGTCAAGGTGGAGGCGTCAGGTGACGAAGGTTGGCTTCGCCAGTGGACGCGGCTTCACGACGGCGTTGTGAGCTTCATCGGACCCGCCGTGACACGATCGGTCGCGCGAGATTCATCAGCGATCGACTGA
- a CDS encoding SpoIIE family protein phosphatase, with amino-acid sequence MTQLQIRYGDGRTVSVPLNGDEWLIGRDAGCEVCLDDAVASRRHARLYRDHRGAMWIQDLQSKNGTLLNERAITQSPVKNFDRIGIGGCEIRLSIPDCPSVVLQENRQDAEFASTNVWGREERVTLAQRRLESLYELNERLTGIFERDELLSELIDICVDHLRFERAGAAVWSGEASQPPQWVLIRNLRGEADAEIRLSRSIIDRTLHNGERILITDTAGADFDPTASMIASQIRSAMCVPMEYLQGVRGVLYGDRVTSAGGYTKEDIDFFAALGRLGAMGLANVRLVDEMKQRQRIETQLQLAREIQSQLFPSEPLRLPNVSIDALNDPGQRVSGDYYDFFVRPDGLIAIVVADVSGKGPPAAMLMANLQAAVHVTMMQDADLVKTIVGLNKLICRNVRDSKFITGIFGLLDPAKGKFTYVNAGHMGPYIIRGETVERILVDDARLPLGIEPDEPYQAATIDCSRTPLTLLLYTDGVPDAENPTGEQFGEPRLAEQLATCRSEAPDEIILRVRRAIKQFVRNHPQTDDITMVAVRLT; translated from the coding sequence ATGACCCAACTCCAAATCCGCTATGGCGACGGCCGAACCGTTTCGGTCCCCCTCAATGGTGACGAGTGGCTCATCGGCCGCGACGCCGGGTGTGAGGTCTGCCTGGACGACGCGGTGGCGTCACGCAGGCATGCCCGGCTGTATCGCGATCATCGCGGGGCGATGTGGATTCAGGATCTTCAGAGCAAGAACGGCACCCTGCTCAACGAGCGGGCCATCACTCAGAGCCCGGTCAAGAATTTCGATCGGATCGGCATCGGCGGCTGTGAGATTCGCCTGTCCATCCCGGACTGCCCATCGGTCGTGCTTCAGGAAAATCGCCAGGACGCCGAATTCGCCAGCACCAATGTGTGGGGACGTGAAGAACGAGTCACTCTGGCTCAGCGCCGGCTCGAATCTCTCTACGAACTTAACGAACGCCTGACCGGTATTTTCGAGCGTGACGAACTGCTCAGCGAGTTGATCGACATCTGCGTCGATCACCTGCGATTCGAGCGGGCCGGGGCCGCCGTCTGGTCAGGCGAAGCGTCTCAGCCGCCCCAGTGGGTGCTCATCCGCAACCTCCGCGGCGAGGCGGACGCGGAAATCCGTCTGTCCCGCAGCATCATCGATCGCACGCTGCATAACGGCGAGCGCATCCTCATCACCGACACCGCCGGCGCCGATTTCGACCCGACCGCGAGCATGATCGCCAGCCAGATTCGCTCGGCGATGTGCGTTCCGATGGAGTATCTCCAGGGCGTTCGCGGCGTGCTGTACGGCGACCGCGTCACGAGTGCCGGCGGCTATACCAAGGAGGACATCGACTTCTTCGCCGCACTCGGCCGGCTCGGCGCGATGGGGCTGGCCAATGTCCGGCTGGTCGATGAAATGAAGCAGCGCCAGCGCATCGAGACCCAGCTTCAACTCGCTCGCGAGATTCAGTCCCAGTTGTTCCCGTCCGAGCCGCTGCGCCTGCCGAACGTTTCCATCGACGCGTTGAACGATCCCGGGCAAAGAGTGTCCGGCGATTACTACGACTTCTTCGTTCGACCCGACGGGCTCATCGCCATTGTCGTCGCCGACGTTTCCGGCAAGGGACCTCCGGCCGCAATGCTCATGGCCAACCTTCAGGCCGCGGTCCACGTCACCATGATGCAGGACGCCGATCTCGTGAAGACGATCGTCGGGCTCAACAAGCTGATCTGCCGAAACGTTCGTGACTCAAAGTTCATTACCGGGATATTCGGTCTGCTCGACCCTGCGAAGGGAAAGTTCACCTACGTCAATGCGGGCCACATGGGGCCCTACATCATTCGCGGCGAGACGGTAGAGCGCATTCTCGTGGATGATGCCAGGCTGCCGCTCGGGATCGAACCGGACGAACCGTATCAGGCGGCGACGATCGACTGCTCAAGAACGCCGTTGACGCTGCTGCTCTACACCGACGGCGTTCCGGACGCCGAGAACCCCACCGGCGAGCAGTTCGGCGAACCCAGATTGGCGGAGCAACTTGCCACCTGCCGATCCGAAGCCCCCGACGAGATCATTCTCCGCGTGCGCCGCGCCATTAAGCAGTTCGTTCGCAATCATCCACAGACGGACGATATCACCATGGTTGCCGTCCGACTCACCTGA
- a CDS encoding tyrosine--tRNA ligase, protein MFPTVDEQLSLLMRGCEAVYTEKELRKRLEKSREAKRPLRIKLGMDPTAPDIHLGHSVVLRKMRQFQDCGHKAVLIIGDYTARIGDPTGKTKARPTLDEATIKQNAETYFQQAGHVLDTRPEKLEIRYNSEWLAKLTFADVLRLTSHMTVQQMLQRENFKLRILDETPIIVTEMMYPLMQAYDSVMIDADVELGGTDQTFNNLCGRDLMEKHGKPPQLVVIMPILRGLDGVEKMSKSLGNYVGLTDTPKDMFGKTMSIADSLMKEWYTLLTTLPDTEIETITDATKTHPREAKVRLAKQVVATYYDAAAADREEKLWEEVFRDGGLRDDIPTIQVPVAECEADGTIGLPKLMKLLDLAPSTSEARRLIQGGGVSVDRQKQTDPQAKITPTDGMLIQVGKRKAARIARP, encoded by the coding sequence ATGTTTCCAACAGTTGATGAACAACTATCGCTATTGATGCGCGGCTGCGAGGCTGTGTACACGGAGAAAGAGCTGCGCAAGCGTCTTGAGAAGAGCCGCGAGGCGAAGAGGCCGCTGCGCATCAAGCTGGGCATGGACCCCACCGCGCCGGATATTCACCTGGGCCACTCCGTCGTCCTGCGCAAGATGCGGCAGTTTCAGGACTGCGGCCACAAGGCCGTGCTGATCATCGGCGACTATACCGCGCGTATCGGCGACCCCACGGGCAAGACGAAGGCCCGGCCGACCCTCGACGAGGCGACGATTAAGCAGAACGCCGAGACGTATTTTCAGCAGGCGGGCCATGTCCTCGATACGCGGCCGGAGAAGCTGGAGATTCGCTACAACAGCGAGTGGCTGGCGAAGCTCACGTTTGCCGACGTTTTGCGGCTGACCAGTCACATGACGGTGCAGCAGATGCTCCAGCGCGAGAACTTCAAGCTGCGCATTTTGGACGAGACGCCGATCATCGTGACCGAGATGATGTACCCGCTGATGCAGGCGTACGACTCGGTCATGATCGACGCTGATGTTGAGCTCGGCGGGACCGATCAGACTTTCAACAATCTGTGCGGTCGCGATCTGATGGAGAAGCACGGCAAGCCGCCGCAGCTCGTGGTCATCATGCCCATCCTCCGCGGCCTCGACGGCGTGGAGAAGATGAGTAAGAGCCTCGGCAACTACGTCGGCCTCACCGACACGCCCAAGGACATGTTCGGCAAGACGATGAGCATTGCGGATTCGCTTATGAAGGAGTGGTACACGCTGCTGACCACGCTGCCGGACACGGAGATCGAGACGATCACCGACGCGACAAAGACGCACCCGCGCGAGGCCAAGGTCCGCCTCGCCAAGCAGGTCGTCGCCACCTACTACGACGCGGCGGCGGCTGATCGCGAAGAAAAACTGTGGGAAGAGGTATTTCGCGACGGCGGCCTGCGGGATGACATCCCGACCATTCAAGTGCCTGTCGCCGAGTGTGAGGCCGACGGCACGATTGGGCTGCCGAAGCTGATGAAGCTGCTGGACCTCGCCCCCTCGACCAGCGAAGCCCGGCGTTTGATCCAGGGCGGCGGCGTCAGCGTCGATCGGCAAAAGCAGACCGATCCGCAGGCGAAGATCACGCCGACGGATGGCATGCTGATTCAAGTCGGAAAGAGAAAGGCCGCGCGAATCGCGCGGCCTTGA
- a CDS encoding UPF0175 family protein — protein sequence MTVRFDLPDEIEECIRGQISNLDEVARQSLAIELYRRNVISRHRLANILGLDRFRLDELLHARGVYLDQTFEDVVNESEALKAARQSC from the coding sequence ATGACCGTCAGATTCGACTTACCCGACGAAATCGAAGAGTGCATTCGTGGTCAGATCAGCAATCTCGACGAAGTAGCCAGGCAGTCTCTTGCCATTGAACTATACCGGCGTAATGTGATCAGTCGTCACCGGCTGGCAAATATTCTCGGGCTTGATCGTTTCCGGCTCGATGAGTTGCTGCATGCACGAGGCGTCTACCTCGATCAGACCTTCGAAGACGTCGTTAATGAAAGTGAAGCCCTTAAGGCGGCGCGTCAATCATGCTGA
- a CDS encoding DUF3368 domain-containing protein: MLIVADTSPVNYLILVEADGLLPRLYGRILIPTQVLDELLSESAPERVRSWAASPPNWLDVRSPARIDSALQLDLGEAAAISLAQEVHADRLLMDDRDGRQIAASLGLKVAGTLAVIRDAARQRLLDLPTVLTKLKASTFRAAPSLYQQLLDEFEKQS, from the coding sequence ATGCTGATTGTCGCGGATACGTCTCCCGTAAATTATCTGATTCTTGTTGAAGCCGACGGATTACTTCCCAGGCTCTACGGCCGTATTCTCATTCCAACTCAGGTTCTAGATGAGCTCCTTTCAGAGAGTGCCCCGGAGCGGGTCCGCAGTTGGGCCGCATCTCCACCAAATTGGCTTGATGTGCGAAGCCCCGCAAGAATCGACTCGGCACTTCAGTTGGATTTGGGCGAAGCCGCGGCGATTTCGCTTGCCCAAGAAGTACATGCCGATCGATTGCTGATGGATGATCGCGATGGGCGACAGATTGCCGCCTCGCTTGGACTTAAGGTTGCCGGTACTTTGGCCGTGATTCGTGACGCGGCAAGACAACGGTTGCTCGACCTGCCCACCGTGCTGACAAAACTTAAGGCTTCAACTTTTCGAGCGGCCCCATCGCTCTATCAGCAGCTTCTCGATGAATTTGAGAAGCAATCGTAG